Proteins from a single region of Phyllobacterium sp. T1293:
- the xoxF5 gene encoding lanthanide-dependent methanol dehydrogenase XoxF5: protein MRVHKNLLRLLASFSLSLSLAGGALANDDLQALISNSKDWAIQTGDYANTRYSKLNKINKDNVKNLQVAWTFSTGVLRGHEGGPLIIGDVMYVHAPYPNTVYALDLNNDGKILWKYEPKQDPNVIPIMCCDTVNRGVAYGDGKIFLYQADTTLVALDAKTGKPEWSVKNGEAADGSKGESGTSAPMVVKDKVIVGISGGEFGVRGALTAYNIKDGKQAWRAWSIGSDKDTLIDPEKTTQLGKPVGADSSTKTWEGDQWKIGGGTTWGWYSYDPKLNLIYYGTGNPSTWNPSQRPGDNKWSMTIMARDADTGMAKWLYQMTPHDEWDYDGVNEMILADGIKIDGKDRNVLVHFDRNGFAYTLDRATGELLVAKKYDPAVNWATEVVMDKNSKDYGRPVVVDKYSTAKQGEDVNTTGICPAALGTKDQQPAAYSPKTKLFYVPTNHVCMDYEPYKVSYTAGQPYIGATLSMYPAPNSHGGMGNFIAWDAAKGEIVWSKPEQFSVWSGALATDGDVVFYGTLEGYLKAVDKTGKELYKFKTPSGIIGNVTTYEHKGKQYVAVLSGVGGWAGIGLAAGLTKGTDGLGAVGGYAGLSDYTALGGQLTVFAVPE from the coding sequence ATGCGTGTACACAAGAATTTATTACGATTATTGGCTAGTTTTTCTCTATCGCTTTCATTGGCGGGAGGAGCATTAGCCAATGACGATTTGCAAGCTTTGATTTCCAATTCCAAGGACTGGGCAATCCAGACCGGCGATTATGCCAATACCCGATATTCAAAACTTAATAAAATCAACAAGGATAACGTCAAGAACCTTCAGGTCGCCTGGACGTTTTCGACAGGCGTGCTGCGCGGCCACGAAGGTGGTCCGCTCATCATTGGGGATGTCATGTATGTCCATGCGCCCTATCCCAATACAGTCTATGCGCTTGACCTGAACAATGACGGCAAGATCCTATGGAAGTATGAGCCCAAACAGGACCCAAATGTTATTCCCATCATGTGCTGCGATACCGTTAATCGCGGCGTAGCCTATGGTGATGGCAAGATCTTCCTTTATCAGGCAGACACAACACTTGTGGCTCTCGATGCAAAGACCGGAAAACCTGAATGGTCCGTGAAAAACGGCGAAGCAGCCGACGGCAGCAAAGGTGAATCCGGTACATCGGCTCCAATGGTGGTAAAAGATAAGGTCATCGTCGGCATTTCCGGTGGTGAATTTGGTGTTCGCGGTGCTTTGACTGCCTATAATATCAAGGATGGCAAGCAAGCCTGGCGTGCGTGGTCAATTGGTTCTGACAAGGACACGTTGATTGATCCGGAAAAGACAACACAGCTCGGCAAACCAGTGGGCGCAGATTCCAGCACAAAAACCTGGGAAGGCGATCAGTGGAAGATCGGTGGTGGAACAACGTGGGGTTGGTACTCTTATGATCCCAAATTGAACCTCATCTATTATGGCACGGGTAACCCATCCACATGGAATCCAAGCCAGCGTCCGGGTGACAACAAATGGTCCATGACCATTATGGCTCGCGATGCCGATACGGGCATGGCAAAATGGCTCTACCAGATGACCCCACATGATGAGTGGGATTATGACGGTGTCAACGAGATGATCCTGGCAGACGGTATCAAGATCGACGGCAAGGATCGTAATGTTCTCGTGCATTTCGACCGCAATGGCTTTGCCTATACGCTGGACCGGGCGACCGGTGAACTTCTGGTTGCCAAGAAGTACGATCCGGCTGTTAATTGGGCGACTGAAGTCGTTATGGACAAGAACAGCAAGGACTATGGCCGTCCTGTCGTTGTTGATAAGTACTCAACGGCAAAACAGGGTGAAGACGTCAACACAACGGGTATTTGCCCGGCTGCTCTCGGTACCAAGGATCAGCAGCCTGCAGCTTATTCCCCGAAGACGAAACTCTTCTATGTACCGACCAACCACGTCTGCATGGATTACGAGCCTTACAAGGTCAGCTATACCGCCGGTCAGCCTTATATCGGCGCAACGCTTTCCATGTATCCTGCTCCAAACAGCCATGGCGGCATGGGTAACTTCATTGCCTGGGATGCGGCAAAGGGTGAAATCGTTTGGTCCAAGCCCGAGCAGTTTTCGGTATGGTCAGGCGCGCTTGCCACCGATGGCGATGTGGTCTTCTACGGTACACTTGAAGGCTATCTGAAGGCAGTCGATAAGACTGGCAAGGAACTCTACAAATTCAAGACTCCTTCCGGCATTATCGGCAATGTCACTACCTATGAACACAAGGGCAAACAATATGTTGCCGTTCTGTCCGGTGTTGGTGGCTGGGCTGGTATCGGTCTTGCGGCCGGCCTGACAAAAGGCACGGATGGTCTGGGTGCGGTCGGCGGTTATGCTGGTCTCTCCGACTATACGGCTTTGGGCGGTCAGCTGACCGTCTTTGCGGTCCCCGAATAA